ttttagttttagattccgtctctcacagttgaagtgtaccaatgataaaaataacagacctctacatgctttgtaagtaggaaaaccggcaaaatcggcagtgtatcaaatacttgttctccccactctatacaggttttgaaggaacatatgctgccatccagaaaacttatttttcagggaaggccttgcttatttcagcaagacaatgccaaaccacattctgcacgtatcacaacagcatggcttcatGGTGAAAGAGTCTGGgagctaaactggcctgtctgcagtccagacctgtcccatACTGAAAACacttggcgcattatgaaatgaaaaatacgacaaaggagccCCCGAActattgagcagctgaaatcctaaatcAAGAAAGAATCGGAATACCTTTCACTTTCAAcattacagcaattggtctcctcagttcccaaacgcttcaAGTGTTTTGATAAAGAAAGAGGTGACGCAACTCAGTGGTAAACATTTCCCTGTCCCAACAGTTTTCAAATGTgatgctggtatcaaattctcCAAagaataaaatttctcagtttcaacatttgatgtgttgtctttgtactattttcaattgaatatacagtagggttaaatgatttgcacatcattgcattctctttaatttgcattttacacagcgtcccaaattTGTCCCATACTGCATCCCATAAAGTGTCATCCAGAATTAATGGTTTCCTTGGTaaagataaaacatttagtGTAGTTTATCAGTTTGATCTTACGCTCAAAATACCTATCTTTTAAGTAGCTTTTAAATCAACATTCAAGTAAAAttgtttaatgaaaaaaatgtcatacaaaaaaaagaaaacagaaacaagaaaTGTGTATAAACCAAAACTAATAGAATAATATTCCCattaattttgttttcaatgtCATTTAAGTCATTAGGAACTCTTAAGTGGACATCCATGACATCTTTATTTACTAGGGAATAAATATGAGTTGACACAGATACCAAACTTCCTCATTTATCTATCAACATGGGCAGGGTCAGAGAACAAAAATAAAGAGACAACAGTTTGTTGACCTTTATAATTAAGGCAATTccaataaacaaaatacatgcCTGAAAATGCACATATCCACTATTACGGCAATAATTAGTCAATTGAAATCTAATACAGCTATGATGAATCTGCCTGGAAGAGAACAGAGGTGTATTTTGATCCAATGCACAGTATGGATAGTCCGAGGGTCAAAGAACTATAAATAGGCCGACTGCCCCTCCATGATACTCCTATGAAGACAAACATCAGTGCCTGAAATCTGCTGAACATTGGAATTTTGATTGGAGGCAGGTTTTACGAtcagttaaaacaaaaaatagagCTATTTAGttacaaacaccagaggtgggtcATGAAAGTGAGTGTCTAGTCAGTTTCCACTCACCTAACAAAACACGGCATCTAGGACTCTGCCAAGTAACATGAGATTTTAATGCAAAATGTTTGCCTCTTCCAGGACACTACAACTGGGTCGTCATtgaatcttccagcaggatgtTGATCAAAAGCATTCCTCCAGATTCAACAAAACCTAAAACCCAATAATAAACCTGTGGGGTAAGCTGAAGATGGGAGCCCACAAGCGAGGACCCAGTCCTCTAAAGGATCTTAATGACTGGTCTCACATCCCTTTCTAGATATTTCCTTACCTTATCAAACAGTAAATGAGAAGACTCAGTACTGTCATCTTGGCAAGAGGTAGTACACAAAGTACTAAAGGCAGAGTGCAAGAATTGTGAGATGTTTATTCATTCATATTTATTCTggttcaaaaatacattttctatttaacaATTTTACCTGAATTAAAGGCTAGATTTCAATGAGGCCATGCATTCAAAAGGTCACCATATGCCATACAATTTATTGGCTGacattgttttaatgaaatgtgAAGATGTGTCATCCCTCACCTCCACTCAATAGAATAGAGCTATGATAAGTTACAACACAACCTTCAGAATACAAAGACTTTGTATTCCCAAAACCAGCCCTTCATATGAAGGCTGGTAGACTGCAGAGGAGGTTATCAGTAATCAGACAAGGCTAGACATCTCATTATTTTTCGTCTCATTACAAAACTTTGGGGATTCCCAGTAAGGGTTTGAGAAAGGGTTTGTCCCTTCACATTCTTCTATTGTCTTTTCTAAGAAACAAAGAAGTGATGCGTTTTTACACGTCTCATACTACAGCATTTTGCTTTACATATACTAATGAAAATAGAGATACATTTTAAgacatgggttagggttagatttaagGTAATGTGAGATTTGGCAATTTTCCTTGCATATAAGTGCCTTCAACAAAAGTGAATAGCTTGTAGAGATTGTGCTATTTACTATTTCTCTGAGTGCTAAGGAAAACATGTTATGGTTTAGAGTCTAAATAAGACTCAGAGTTTGAATAACACATTACTCCCTCAGCTGTATACTTCCCGCGTTGTAGTTACCGTAGTGATCAGTCACACATTCTGATTACATCATCAGGCCTAACCCTAAATGTTGCTGCTGCATGGGCTTGTGAAAGTGACTGCTGATTGGTTGACAATAGAAGGGGCTGGGAGCTATCAATAAAAGCACTCCACACTTggaataatttaacatttaaaccTTAGGGATACTGACAGCCCCTTTCCTAACACATTGAGAACGAGACGACACAAACAACAGGTAAGACACATTCACAATATCAACATAAGAGGGGTCCATGGAAATACTGCAGGGGACACTGGGAAAGATCTCCCgaaagtatttatttaattagatATTTTTCTATGATAACATAATTGTACATTATTTGTaagtttattttgtttggttAAACCTACTTGATAATGGTCAAAACAGAACACAAAAATGACTTGGATATGTAGAAAGACTTGTGCTGAAATAACTGTTCCTAAAAAATGCAGAGTGGGGAGTGCGAAGGGATTTGTGTTTCTGAACTTTCAATATGACTTCAAATACCAAGTAACCAGAAGGGAGGGAGGTTCAGAGATAACTATGGTTTTGGTGAGGGAGGGATACAAAAGGGGTTtatgtaattaaattaatatgtaAAAGTATTAATCTAATTTTGATAAAAAATGTGACTTCAAGATATGACACATTGCTTACTTTATATGACACACTTGAAAAAAAGAGtaagtaatttagctgacactcGTATCTAGGGTGATTTACACCAGGGAGctcacacattttcatactggcccTGCAGGGAAATCAAACCATCAAGTGAGCTACATGGGACAACATATGATGTTGGTCCCTGGATTGACTAATAGTATGGACTTAAACAGTCTTTTTTACTTCTCCTTTATTCAAACATAGAAATGAATTGATCGCAATGTTTATTAGGTGATTTGGCCAACCTTTCTTGGCAGATGGCGGGCATTATATTACAAAAATAGTAATATTAGAATAGTTTCCTTATATGTTAATTATAGCTATTCAAATTCCTGATGAACAGAGAACAGACTTACTGCAAGGtgattttatataaaaatgctGATGCCTCCACCTTAACTGAACCTATCTGCTCTAATTCCATTGAAACATCAAGTGCAATATCTGCATTATTAGAATAAGTTGCAGATAAGATTAACCTAGCGCTAAAACCTCAGTCCTTATTGCTAAACTATAGCACTACAAATCCATGCCTTGGCTGCTCCAGTAGGTGTTGCCTCCACTGGGAGTAGACTGGTTTTAAGGTGCCATATCATATGTCAGATGTTCCTTACTGCCTTGGGTGTGGGAAAAAGCAGGCTACAGTGCAGCAACGCCAAAGCAGTTATTTAGGAGGAGTTTCTCACCAATGCTCATCTTGTAGTTGTGTAATTACAGCGCTTGATCAGTGTCCAGAACATGTGGCCACTGCTGTATCAGCAGTGGAAGTGTTGTTAGGGCAACAAAGATTGCGTTGTCACGGCAACCCTATATGCGCCCTGTGACTCACCGGGAGCCCTGCCTTGTCTGAGTTCACAGGAAAGACAGTGAGGGGGATGAGTCTGTgatccccctccctcccacccacacacacacacttcctgtcgGGTTACTAGAAGAACTGACTATTATTCATCCCATTGACACGCCTCTGGAAGCAATCTCATCTATTCTCATCCCTCTGGTGTCTGGGTTTCAGATGCCTGTGGTCGGAGCTATGTCCCACATTATACCCAATCACATTCTGAGGGTGGGCCAGAACACCTGCAAGGACCATGCTCAGATGAAGACTCGGGGGTGCGGTCCCAGCCTCGCAATGGAGACCAGCAGTGACCTTGACGAGCTGGACATCTCCATGGACAACCTGAACCAGCTCATTCTGGAGCTGGACCCCACGTTCGAGCCCGGCGGCGGCGACAAGAGGAGCCCGTCCCGCGTCCACTGCACAGGTAGGCCAGTGAGAGAGGCACTTGTAAAGCCTCATTATCTATAGAGCTTTAGTGTGGACCAATCTGTCTTTACACAGATATTCACGCTTGTTCTCAAAGTGCACCAGTAGTACCTAATGTACCTTTCCCCTCATAAAATAAGCCAGAGAATACTGAATAACAACTTTAATCGTGCCCAGTTCATGTATCCATGGCCCGAGGCTATGTAAAAATCCACCCATAATTTACGTAAGTATAATTGCTCAGCTCTGGGATTACTGCCCGGACCAAATACCAGACCCAGTGCATTGTGGGCAGGTGCATGTAGGTGCTGTAAATACAGTCAAATCGACAGCTATCTTCTGACAGGGTCTGAAAAATGAACCCTGCAGAATGAGCATGATTCAATAGATGGGTTCCACCATAGAGACCCTTATAGTTCCTTATTCCAGGATACCTCCAGTCACAACACACTAACGAGGTCACAGGCTACCACCCCTGGCAGGGAGATCGTATAGTCAGCCAGAAAGAAACAGGACAAGTTCAAACGTCTCCATGACTGAGTACTTGTTCCTCATTATCAGAACAGGAACACACTGTTTTCTAGGTGTATTTGAGCACACCAGCTGAGTAAATCAGGTTCTGGGAGGGACTCACCTGAACAAGTAAAATCCTGCATAACGCAGAGGAATttcattttagtgttttttccCTTCACAACCCACTGAAATGTATTACTGACCCAATTAAGTCCATCCATCTAGAACAGAAATAAAGCCATTGATGGGAAAGGATTTGGATGTGAGTGTATGGATTAAACAAGTCTCTACAACATCCACCGTCCTGGTTCTACAGTAGAACCAGAACGTAGTGGCTTTCAATAAagcaacactacaccacaattAATATGATTATTGAGCAACAGGCCTATTTCAACAGAGTTTATAGAAGGAAACTTTTAAGACCTAAAAATACATGGATGCGTTCACCCATTTTAGAGGCACAAGGAAACAATCCTTTAAAATAAACAGACTTACTGCTGGCAGGACAGATCATTTCCTGGAGAAGCCACTCTCTCCTCTCAGATAACACCACACTAACAGCATAATAGCACATTAGATGTTCCGTCCCGTCTATTAAATTGACGTTCAGCTCCTCTTCCCCCGTGTCCTGACGACGTCCTCCGTCCTCCCCAGATGACTCCTCTCCAGAAGAAGACGTGCCCAGATGTGTGCTGATCCCCAGAGGTGTTTCCACGGGAACCCTCGGCCGGCCCGTCTCTCCGTCCTGCAGCGTTCCCATCCCCCGCACCTCTGGCTCCAGCTGCAGCCCCAACGGCTCCCTGGTGTTCTCCGAAGCCTCCTGTCGGCCCCCGCTGCCGTGCGGCAGTGCCCCCCGCCGGCGGTCGCCCTCCGTGCAGGCCGGCGAGACGGGCCCGTTCTGCTCCGCGGGGATGCCACGCATGTCGTACTCTCACAGGAACAGCGCTGCCTCACAGCTCTCTACATCCCCCGGCTCTGACACCAGCTACATGAGGGGCAGGTTAGGACACAAACAATACAGCGTCTGTGTGGCCGTCGCCACGGTCTATATGATCACGGTCATTATTCAATTCCCCTTATTTATATTGTTTCATATAAATTCTAATTGCATTGAACACGTGTCCTATGGACTAGTAATGGACAGTAATGGACTAGTAATGGACAGTAATGGACTAGTAATGGACAGTAGTGGACTAATAATGGACTAGTAATGGACAGTAATGGACTAGTAATGGACAGTAGTGGACTAGTTATGTACAGTAATGGACAAGTAATGGACAGTAATGGACAGTAATGGACTAGTAATGGGCAGTAGTGGACTAATAATGGACTAGTAATGGACAGTAATGGACTAGTAATGGACAGTAGTGGACTAGTTATGTACAGTAATGGACAGTAATGGACTAGTAATGGACAGTAATGGACTAGTAATGGACAGTAGTGGACTAATAATGGACTAGTAATGGACAGTAATGGACTAGTAATAGACTAGTAAAAGATTACTGTGAACTGATGCTATAGCGCTGTAACCGTGGTCTCCATCCAACAGTTACCAGTCGTTGGTAAGTGACAGTGAGGGAGACAGCCCCGAGTCTGTCCTCTGCCAGACCTCCAGCTCCTTCAGTGACACGCCCAGGTATTTGACCAGACTCTTTGGCAGCAAGCACAGCCCGGAAAAACCCTCGCCGACTGGCCCCTCGCCGCTTGACCACTTCCAGGGAATTCACGGCAGCTCTCACAGCAGCCCCGCCTCTCTGGCGGGCTCCCTGACCGACATCCCCGTGGTGTTGATCAATGGAGCTCCGGAGCTGAAGTTCAGCTCCCAGACCCCACCAGAGGCAACCGTCTCAGACATTATGCAGGTTGTGCAGACCCCCGGCTCCAGGCCATTGTCGCCGTCTCCCTGTGAGTCCCAATGACCATGACACTCATCGGGCCATTTCAAAATCTGTCCAAAAAAACTTTGCTGGgaaaaggtttgtgtgtgttttcaataaTAACATCTGTATTTGATTCTGCGGCCGTGCAGCTTTCCAAAGCCCATTCCAAGGCAGCCAGTCCTCCATGAAGTTCGTCATGGATACATCCAAGTTCTGGTTCCGCCCGCACATCAACAGAGTTCAGGGTGAGTTTACGTTCTAacaaaatctctctctctttttttcctccctcgtacccttttcacaccatcAGATACTCTTCTGGTACACTTCCTCCATAAACAACCGCAATTCAACAAGTGAAACAGCACTATCTCTGTTGCTACTGTAAAACCCTTATTTACAACGTTAATGGATAGCCGTATTTAGGTGGCATACAATGAGGACATGCCAGCACCATCTGAGTCATGTCTGGCCCATCTGTGTGATTGCAGCGGAGGCCATAGTGATGAACCAGGAGGCGGGGACCTTTGTGGTGAGAGACAGCACGTCCTACAAGGGCTCCTTTGGCCTGGCCATGAAGGTGGAACAGGTGCCCGCCAATATGTCCTCGAATGGCCAACCAGGTAAGCCGTTCTTAGGTCATGCCCAGTACAACACACCTCTTCCCAGAAAagctccacccacacacacacacacacttgagaaATTGTGCACGGACACACACCCCTTCTCAGTCCTATAAATGGTACTAAAGCACATTAAACTGATCGCACATAACCTGCGTTCCTGCTATCCTGACTGGGCACGTCTGTCTGAGGTTATTCTGTTGTGCAACCATTGATGGTTCCTAATGTCTACCTAGTGGGAGTGCAGAACACCCAGTGGTGTTTGGTTACAGGAATGCTATAGCAGGGATTGATTCCTGGCTTTCATACAAGGCTGCTATTATAACCGCCCAGTCACGGCACACCATGCCCATCACAAACACTGGCAGTAGCCAGGGGCCCACATTTTATCTGTCATATTAGCTTCTAGACTGCTTGGCTTTCCTCTTTTCCTGAATCTTTCTATCCCATGCTTTGTTCCAGCGGAGGGCGGCTCGGAGCTCGTGAGACATTTCCTTATTGAATCGTCGGCCAAGGGTGTTCGTATCAAAGGCTCCTCTCAGGAACCATACTTTGGTGAGTGGGAAACTAGCACGTGTCCTAGACCTGTGTTGCCTTGGCAACTTTCCTAAATGACTAGCGAGGAGCGgcgagacaaaacaaaaaccagtAGGTTCCGGCTATTTAATCCCACCATGAATCAACGATCCATCAACCCCACGTTTGCAGAGTTACCGTGAGTAGTTGATCAAAAGCGCTTTAACAAAAGGAACACGCCCATGCAGAGGAAAGATAATACCGGTTGAGTCAGACGTCTAGCTGGCCTCCTGGACTCTGGGAGGGATGGAGCTGTTGGCTTTTCGGGGAGGTTCGAGTTCATCGGGTGTACTCCTGCAGTCAATGATGGTCGAATTCCCCAGCTCAGAAGTTGCATGCATCAATTGATGATTGCCTGCCAGGTCACCCCCCTCAGATTGCTATATGATGTGGTCAATGGGTTATTGGCTTACGGCTGGAAACACCTATGCAGGCGTATATCTAGGCAGAAAACCCCACCCTATCATTGTTACTGTTGTGGTTCCTTATCAGGCCCTG
Above is a window of Esox lucius isolate fEsoLuc1 chromosome 9, fEsoLuc1.pri, whole genome shotgun sequence DNA encoding:
- the LOC105021467 gene encoding tensin-4, which encodes MPVVGAMSHIIPNHILRVGQNTCKDHAQMKTRGCGPSLAMETSSDLDELDISMDNLNQLILELDPTFEPGGGDKRSPSRVHCTDDSSPEEDVPRCVLIPRGVSTGTLGRPVSPSCSVPIPRTSGSSCSPNGSLVFSEASCRPPLPCGSAPRRRSPSVQAGETGPFCSAGMPRMSYSHRNSAASQLSTSPGSDTSYMRGSYQSLVSDSEGDSPESVLCQTSSSFSDTPRYLTRLFGSKHSPEKPSPTGPSPLDHFQGIHGSSHSSPASLAGSLTDIPVVLINGAPELKFSSQTPPEATVSDIMQVVQTPGSRPLSPSPSFQSPFQGSQSSMKFVMDTSKFWFRPHINRVQAEAIVMNQEAGTFVVRDSTSYKGSFGLAMKVEQVPANMSSNGQPAEGGSELVRHFLIESSAKGVRIKGSSQEPYFGSLSALVYQHTITPYALPYKLRLQPYDSNKEETNDRSATEQKTACNFLYLNAIPTEMLTGPCAVQKAVSTIFQDTSTIKPTIVNLKVSPKGVTVTDIQRKLFFRRHYPVHMLSYSGEDPDKRFWHKSSKPARIFGIVAKGTEAGTENVCHVFAEYDPLQPCNPTIELTQGILTKT